A single region of the Streptomyces caelestis genome encodes:
- a CDS encoding FhaA domain-containing protein, translating into MGTLDKIEQVFEALVDGTFSKVFKSAVHPMEFAGALRRECDINARIWNRDCTMAPNSFIVELSPSDHERHSPCLVMLGEELVEKVREYAEEQDYSFVGPVKVQLHRVESMRAGHFRVRSRLEVPPEVQHALDAGRGFRVAYATQVRRGPGGTGAWPPSEHAWRPEKRVLTVEQFISLGLRFDEGGRLVRADPPHPLTASSPPTGVTGSRPNRAGAALPPRPGHRPRGLPAGQSARGAFGLAGSQAHHPDGGHGHPGIAGPSELRTGGSRTGRPPAALVPVGPSHRAEAPGHRPVRHADVLPSGYRRNPVGTALDLRSNSLKGKSVTNQPDTCVGDSAPHAGGECSGEAGCTPQEASGAFPAVAPAEPVTGTQPTHEAVPSQEGRAEHHTLVPAGNNLGAQPPVTPSARVTQPPGYGGAAPAPAHKPSPHASAYWPGPDRNGALGHSAAVELSSERLLRKRRGDRADRARFRVVGRTAERERQRKLTILRTPVMQCHKIAVISLKGGVGKTTTTAALGATLASQRQDRVLAIDANPDAGTLSHRVRRETSATIRDLVAEIPGLTNYMAVRRFTSQAPSGLEILANEVDPALSTAFSEEDYRKVISCLGQHYPIILTDSGTGLLHSAMRGVLDFADQLIVVTTPSVDGATSASTTLDWLAAHHYDDLVKRSITVVSEARKKNKRVEVTGILDHFRARCRGVVVVPFDEHLASGSEVDLTELRPQTREAYFELATLVAADFARTQPEAMSWTAPYPHSGYNAASMFTAAAWG; encoded by the coding sequence GTGGGAACACTGGACAAGATCGAACAGGTCTTCGAGGCTCTGGTTGACGGCACCTTCTCCAAGGTCTTCAAATCCGCGGTGCACCCCATGGAGTTCGCCGGCGCGCTCCGGCGTGAGTGCGACATCAACGCCAGGATTTGGAACCGGGACTGCACGATGGCGCCCAACTCCTTCATCGTCGAGCTCAGCCCGAGCGACCACGAACGACACAGCCCGTGCCTGGTGATGCTCGGCGAGGAACTGGTCGAGAAGGTGCGCGAGTACGCCGAAGAACAGGACTACTCGTTCGTAGGCCCGGTGAAGGTTCAACTGCACCGGGTGGAGAGCATGAGAGCCGGACATTTTCGGGTGCGCAGCCGGCTCGAGGTTCCACCCGAGGTCCAGCACGCGTTGGACGCCGGTCGGGGTTTCCGCGTCGCGTACGCGACACAGGTCAGGCGCGGCCCTGGCGGAACGGGTGCCTGGCCGCCGTCGGAACATGCCTGGCGCCCGGAGAAGCGGGTCCTGACGGTGGAACAGTTCATATCTCTGGGACTGCGGTTCGACGAAGGCGGCAGGCTGGTCCGCGCGGACCCGCCACACCCCCTCACCGCGTCGTCGCCGCCCACCGGTGTCACAGGGTCCCGGCCGAACCGCGCGGGCGCCGCTCTCCCGCCTCGGCCGGGCCACAGACCGCGCGGGCTGCCTGCCGGGCAGAGCGCGCGTGGGGCCTTCGGCTTGGCAGGCAGCCAGGCGCACCACCCGGACGGCGGCCACGGACACCCGGGCATCGCCGGCCCGTCCGAGCTGCGGACCGGAGGCTCCCGCACGGGCCGGCCACCGGCCGCCCTCGTTCCGGTCGGGCCCTCCCACCGCGCGGAGGCACCTGGACACAGGCCTGTCCGGCACGCCGACGTGCTGCCTTCCGGGTACCGACGCAACCCCGTCGGCACTGCTCTCGACCTACGTTCCAACTCACTGAAGGGAAAAAGCGTGACGAACCAACCCGACACCTGCGTCGGCGATTCCGCACCGCACGCGGGCGGGGAGTGCTCCGGCGAGGCCGGCTGCACACCGCAAGAGGCGTCCGGCGCGTTCCCGGCCGTCGCCCCGGCGGAGCCGGTGACCGGCACCCAGCCGACCCATGAGGCTGTGCCGTCGCAGGAGGGCAGGGCGGAGCACCACACCCTGGTGCCCGCGGGGAACAACCTGGGTGCACAGCCGCCGGTGACACCCTCTGCCAGGGTGACGCAGCCGCCGGGCTACGGCGGTGCCGCGCCGGCACCCGCTCATAAACCGTCGCCGCACGCTTCGGCGTACTGGCCGGGGCCGGACCGCAACGGGGCCCTGGGGCACAGTGCGGCTGTCGAGCTCTCCTCCGAACGCCTGCTGCGCAAGCGGCGCGGTGACCGCGCTGACCGAGCCCGGTTCCGCGTCGTGGGCAGGACCGCGGAGCGGGAGCGCCAGCGCAAGCTGACCATCCTCCGTACGCCGGTGATGCAGTGCCACAAGATCGCCGTCATCAGTCTCAAGGGTGGCGTCGGCAAGACCACCACCACGGCCGCCCTGGGCGCGACGCTCGCCTCCCAGCGCCAGGACCGGGTCCTCGCGATCGACGCCAATCCGGACGCGGGCACTCTCAGCCATCGCGTGCGCCGCGAGACGAGTGCGACCATCCGCGACCTGGTGGCCGAGATCCCCGGCCTCACCAATTACATGGCGGTACGGCGTTTCACCTCGCAGGCCCCGAGCGGCCTGGAGATCCTCGCCAACGAGGTCGACCCCGCTCTGTCGACGGCGTTCAGCGAAGAGGACTACAGAAAGGTGATCAGCTGCCTCGGGCAGCACTACCCGATCATCCTGACCGACTCCGGCACCGGCCTGCTGCACAGCGCGATGCGGGGTGTCCTGGACTTCGCCGACCAGCTGATCGTCGTCACCACCCCCAGCGTGGACGGCGCGACCAGCGCCAGCACCACCTTGGACTGGCTCGCCGCGCACCACTATGACGACCTCGTCAAGCGGAGCATCACCGTGGTCTCCGAGGCCCGTAAGAAGAACAAGAGAGTCGAGGTGACCGGCATCCTGGATCACTTCCGCGCCCGCTGCCGGGGCGTGGTGGTGGTTCCGTTCGACGAGCACCTCGCCTCCGGCTCGGAGGTCGACCTGACCGAGCTGAGGCCGCAGACCCGCGAGGCGTACTTCGAGCTGGCCACCCTGGTGGCCGCGGACTTCGCCCGCACCCAGCCGGAGGCGATGTCCTGGACCGCCCCCTACCCTCACTCGGGATACAACGCGGCCAGCATGTTCACCGCCGCCGCGTGGGGGTGA
- the ppdK gene encoding pyruvate, phosphate dikinase encodes MSENKDPHVAEHGKSVEGVKFVYDFTEGNKNLKDLLGGKGANLAEMTNLGLPVPPGFTITTEACKVYLDSGEEPAALRDEVSAHLDALEQRMGKKLGQADDPLLVSVRSGAKFSMPGMMDTVLNIGLSDKSVQGLAKQAGDERFAWDSYRRLIQMFGKTVLGVDGELFEDALEKAKEAKKVTVDTELEAADLKKLVTKFKKIVKTEAGRDFPQDPREQMDLAIHAVFDSWNTDRAKLYRRQERIPHDLGTAVNVCSMVFGNLGPDSGTGVAFTRDPASGHQGVYGDYLQNAQGEDVVAGIRNTVPLADLERIDKKSYDQLMQIMETLENHYKDLCDIEFTIERGVLWMLQTRVGKRTAGAAFRIATQLVDQGLIDEAEALTRVNGAQLAQLMFPRFDEDSKVETVGRGIAASPGAAVGKAVFDSYTAVKWSRSGEKVILIRRETNPDDLDGMIAAEGILTSRGGKTSHAAVVARGMGKTCVCGAEELEVDTKRRRMTVPGGHVVEEGDVVSIDGSTGKVYLGEVPVVPSPVVEYFEGRMHAGAEDADELVEAVHRIMAFADRKRRLRVRANADNAEDALRARRFGAQGIGLCRTEHMFLGDRRELVERLILADTQAEREESLKELLPLQKQDFVQLFESMDGLPVTVRLLDPPLHEFLPDITELSVRVALAESRQEPHENELRLLQAVHRLHEQNPMLGLRGVRLGLVIPGLFTMQVRAIAEAAAERKAAKGDPRAEIMIPLVGTVQELEIVREEADQVIAEVEAASGTQLKLSIGTMIELPRAALTAGQIAEAAEFFSFGTNDLTQTVWGFSRDDVEASFFTAYLEKGIFGVSPFETIDKDGVGSLVKLAAEAGRATRPDLKLGVCGEHGGDPESVHFFHEVGLDYVSCSPFRIPVARLEAGRAAVQAEGSDHR; translated from the coding sequence GTGTCGGAAAACAAAGATCCCCACGTAGCTGAGCACGGTAAGAGTGTTGAGGGCGTGAAGTTCGTTTACGACTTCACCGAGGGCAACAAGAACCTCAAGGACCTCCTCGGTGGCAAGGGCGCGAACCTCGCCGAGATGACGAACCTGGGCCTTCCCGTCCCGCCCGGCTTCACCATCACCACCGAGGCGTGCAAGGTCTACCTGGACAGCGGCGAAGAGCCGGCGGCACTGCGTGACGAGGTGAGTGCGCACCTCGACGCGCTGGAGCAGCGCATGGGCAAGAAGCTCGGCCAGGCCGACGACCCGCTGCTGGTGTCGGTGCGGTCGGGCGCCAAGTTCTCCATGCCCGGCATGATGGACACCGTCCTCAACATCGGCCTCTCCGACAAGTCGGTGCAGGGCCTGGCCAAGCAGGCGGGCGACGAGCGCTTCGCCTGGGACTCCTACCGCCGCCTCATCCAGATGTTCGGCAAGACCGTCCTCGGCGTCGACGGCGAGCTCTTCGAGGACGCGCTGGAGAAGGCCAAGGAGGCCAAGAAGGTCACGGTCGACACCGAGCTGGAGGCCGCCGACCTCAAGAAGCTCGTCACCAAGTTCAAGAAGATCGTCAAGACCGAGGCCGGCCGGGACTTCCCGCAGGACCCGCGCGAGCAGATGGACCTCGCCATCCACGCGGTCTTCGACTCCTGGAACACCGACCGCGCCAAGCTCTACCGCCGCCAGGAGCGCATCCCGCACGACCTGGGCACGGCCGTCAACGTCTGCTCCATGGTCTTCGGCAACCTCGGCCCCGACTCCGGCACCGGCGTCGCCTTCACCCGCGACCCCGCCTCCGGCCACCAGGGCGTCTACGGCGACTACCTCCAGAACGCCCAGGGCGAGGACGTGGTCGCGGGCATCCGCAACACCGTGCCGCTCGCGGATCTGGAGCGGATCGACAAGAAGTCGTACGACCAGCTGATGCAGATCATGGAGACGCTGGAGAACCACTACAAGGACCTCTGCGACATCGAGTTCACCATCGAGCGCGGTGTGCTGTGGATGCTCCAGACCCGAGTCGGCAAGCGCACCGCGGGCGCGGCCTTCCGCATCGCGACCCAGCTGGTGGACCAGGGCCTGATCGACGAGGCCGAGGCGCTCACCCGCGTCAACGGCGCCCAGCTCGCGCAGCTGATGTTCCCGCGCTTCGACGAGGACTCGAAGGTCGAGACCGTCGGCCGGGGCATCGCGGCCTCCCCGGGCGCGGCGGTCGGCAAGGCGGTGTTCGACTCCTACACCGCCGTCAAGTGGTCGCGTTCGGGCGAGAAGGTCATCCTGATCCGCCGCGAGACCAACCCCGACGACCTGGACGGCATGATCGCCGCCGAGGGCATCCTGACCTCGCGCGGTGGCAAGACCTCCCACGCGGCCGTGGTCGCGCGCGGCATGGGCAAGACCTGCGTCTGCGGCGCGGAGGAGCTGGAGGTCGACACCAAGCGCCGCCGGATGACCGTGCCGGGCGGGCACGTCGTCGAGGAGGGCGACGTCGTCTCCATCGACGGCTCGACGGGCAAGGTGTACCTCGGCGAGGTGCCGGTCGTGCCGTCCCCGGTCGTGGAGTACTTCGAGGGCCGGATGCACGCCGGTGCCGAGGACGCCGACGAGCTGGTCGAGGCGGTCCACCGCATCATGGCGTTCGCCGACCGCAAGCGCCGCCTGCGCGTGCGGGCCAACGCCGACAACGCCGAGGACGCGCTGCGCGCCCGCCGCTTCGGCGCCCAGGGCATCGGCCTGTGCCGCACCGAGCACATGTTCCTCGGCGACCGGCGCGAGCTGGTGGAGCGGCTGATCCTGGCCGACACCCAGGCCGAGCGCGAGGAGTCCCTCAAGGAACTGCTGCCGCTCCAGAAGCAGGACTTCGTCCAGCTCTTCGAGTCGATGGACGGCCTGCCGGTCACCGTCCGGCTGCTGGACCCGCCGCTGCACGAGTTCCTGCCCGACATCACCGAACTGTCGGTGCGCGTCGCCCTCGCCGAGTCCCGCCAGGAGCCGCACGAGAACGAACTGCGCCTCCTCCAGGCCGTGCACCGGCTGCACGAGCAGAACCCGATGCTGGGCCTGCGCGGGGTGCGCCTCGGCCTGGTCATCCCCGGCCTGTTCACCATGCAGGTCCGGGCGATCGCCGAGGCCGCGGCCGAGCGCAAGGCCGCCAAGGGCGATCCGCGCGCCGAGATCATGATCCCGCTCGTCGGCACGGTGCAGGAGCTGGAGATCGTGCGCGAGGAGGCCGACCAGGTCATCGCCGAGGTCGAGGCGGCCTCGGGCACGCAGCTCAAGCTGTCCATCGGCACGATGATCGAGCTGCCGCGCGCCGCGCTGACCGCGGGCCAGATCGCCGAGGCGGCCGAGTTCTTCTCCTTCGGCACGAACGACCTCACCCAGACGGTGTGGGGCTTCTCCCGGGACGACGTGGAGGCCAGCTTCTTCACCGCGTACCTGGAGAAGGGCATCTTCGGCGTCTCCCCGTTCGAGACGATCGACAAGGACGGCGTCGGCTCCCTGGTGAAGCTCGCCGCCGAGGCCGGCCGTGCGACCCGCCCGGACCTCAAGCTCGGCGTCTGCGGCGAGCACGGCGGTGACCCGGAGTCGGTCCACTTCTTCCACGAGGTGGGACTCGACTACGTCTCCTGCTCCCCGTTCCGCATCCCGGTGGCCCGCCTGGAGGCCGGCCGGGCTGCGGTCCAGGCGGAGGGCAGCGACCACCGGTAG
- a CDS encoding ROK family transcriptional regulator, which yields MTGRPGRTGRGVGQASAGELLELVRSRRAVTRGALQQATGLSRATVGQRLDRLFRAGWLREGAGGPVDSPLGGRPSITLEFDDEHAVVLAADLDTRHARAAVLSLSGEILAEHSGTLVVEDGPDLLLGELGRWFGELLEKTGRGAESVCGVGLAVPGPVDTETGRVVQPPIMPGWDGYDIRSRLSRALTEHTGAAAVPVLVDNDANLMAYGEQRTGYPDCSAFVLVKVSTGIGAGVVVDGAVFRGIDGGAGDIGHIRVPEGAQTLCRCGSYGCLAAIASGGAVARRLAEAGVPAASGSDVRDLLASGHPEAVGLAREAGRRVGDVLATVVTLLNPGVLMIAGDLAGTPFLTGVRELLYQRALPRSTAHLDIVTSRLGERSGLVGAGAMVVEHLYAPERVEERLRALGV from the coding sequence ATGACCGGACGGCCCGGGAGGACGGGACGAGGTGTCGGCCAGGCGAGCGCCGGCGAACTGCTCGAACTGGTGCGCAGTCGCCGCGCCGTGACCCGGGGTGCGCTCCAGCAGGCGACCGGACTGTCCCGGGCCACCGTCGGGCAGCGGCTGGACCGGCTCTTCCGCGCGGGCTGGCTGCGCGAGGGTGCCGGGGGGCCGGTGGACTCCCCGCTGGGCGGGCGCCCCTCCATCACCCTGGAGTTCGACGACGAGCACGCGGTGGTCCTGGCCGCGGACCTCGACACCCGGCACGCGCGGGCGGCCGTGCTGTCACTGAGCGGCGAGATCCTCGCCGAGCACTCCGGCACCCTCGTCGTCGAGGACGGGCCGGACCTCCTGCTGGGCGAACTCGGCCGCTGGTTCGGCGAGTTGCTGGAGAAGACCGGACGCGGGGCCGAGTCGGTGTGCGGGGTCGGGCTCGCCGTGCCCGGCCCGGTCGACACCGAGACCGGCCGCGTGGTCCAGCCGCCGATCATGCCCGGCTGGGACGGCTACGACATAAGGAGCCGGCTGTCCCGGGCGCTCACCGAGCACACGGGCGCCGCCGCGGTGCCGGTGCTGGTGGACAACGACGCCAACCTCATGGCGTACGGCGAACAGCGCACCGGCTACCCCGACTGCTCCGCCTTCGTGCTGGTCAAGGTCTCCACCGGCATCGGTGCCGGGGTCGTGGTGGACGGCGCGGTGTTCCGGGGCATCGACGGGGGCGCCGGGGACATCGGGCACATCCGCGTGCCGGAGGGCGCCCAGACGCTGTGCCGGTGCGGTTCGTACGGCTGTCTGGCCGCCATCGCGAGCGGCGGCGCGGTGGCGCGGCGGCTGGCGGAGGCCGGGGTGCCGGCGGCCTCCGGCTCGGACGTACGGGACCTGCTGGCGTCCGGGCATCCGGAGGCGGTCGGTCTCGCCCGGGAGGCCGGGCGCCGGGTCGGGGACGTGCTGGCGACCGTGGTGACGCTGCTCAACCCCGGAGTGCTGATGATCGCCGGGGATCTGGCCGGAACCCCCTTCCTCACGGGCGTGCGCGAACTGCTCTACCAGCGGGCGCTGCCCCGCTCCACCGCCCACCTGGACATCGTCACCTCACGCCTCGGCGAGCGGTCCGGGCTGGTCGGGGCCGGGGCGATGGTCGTGGAGCATCTCTACGCGCCCGAGCGGGTCGAGGAGCGGCTGCGTGCCCTCGGGGTGTGA